A stretch of the Haloarcula ordinaria genome encodes the following:
- the aspS gene encoding aspartate--tRNA(Asn) ligase, translated as MDDRTYTADAEPGDEVTVAGWVHEIRDLGGIAFLILRDTTGKIQVKFEKDEMDDDLVETGLDAHRESVISVTGAVEEEPRAPTGVEVTPESVEVISEADPELPLDPSGKVDAELPTRLDNRTLDLRKDEVKAIFQIRAEVLRAAREAFRDLNCTEINTPKIVATGTEGGTELFPITYFGREAFMNQSPQLFKQLMVGSGLERVFEIGPIFRAEEHNTPRHLNEATSIDFESAFYDHTEAMDACEHVVKAAYEGVAENCQAQLEALDLADEFEAPEGEFPRLTYQEALDKINATGELDEPLVWGDDLSTEAEHVLGEEMGEHYFIVDWPSEIKPFYIKDHDDDAEVSTGFDMMHPSMELVSGGQREHRYDHLVEGFEQQGLDPEAFEYYTKMFRYGMPPHAGWGLGGERLVMTMLGLGNIREAVLFPRDRQRLSP; from the coding sequence ATGGACGACCGCACCTACACAGCGGACGCCGAACCCGGCGACGAAGTCACCGTCGCCGGCTGGGTCCACGAGATTCGGGACCTCGGTGGCATCGCCTTCCTCATCCTCCGGGACACGACCGGCAAGATCCAGGTGAAGTTCGAGAAAGACGAGATGGACGACGACCTCGTCGAGACCGGGCTGGACGCCCACCGCGAGTCTGTCATCTCGGTCACGGGGGCCGTCGAGGAGGAACCGCGCGCCCCGACCGGTGTCGAGGTCACGCCGGAGTCCGTCGAGGTCATCTCCGAAGCGGACCCCGAACTGCCGCTGGACCCCTCCGGCAAGGTCGACGCCGAACTCCCGACCAGACTGGACAACCGCACGCTCGACCTCCGCAAGGACGAGGTCAAGGCCATCTTCCAGATTCGTGCCGAGGTCCTGCGCGCCGCCCGCGAAGCCTTCCGCGACCTGAACTGCACGGAGATCAACACGCCCAAAATCGTCGCCACGGGAACGGAGGGCGGCACCGAGCTGTTCCCCATCACGTACTTCGGCCGCGAGGCGTTCATGAACCAGAGCCCCCAGCTGTTCAAGCAGCTGATGGTCGGCTCGGGGCTGGAGCGGGTCTTCGAGATCGGCCCCATCTTCCGCGCCGAGGAGCACAACACGCCCCGGCACCTCAACGAGGCGACCTCCATCGACTTCGAGTCGGCCTTCTACGACCACACCGAGGCGATGGACGCCTGCGAGCACGTCGTCAAGGCCGCCTACGAGGGTGTCGCCGAAAACTGCCAGGCCCAGCTCGAAGCGCTGGACCTCGCCGACGAGTTCGAGGCGCCCGAGGGCGAGTTCCCGCGCCTGACCTACCAGGAAGCACTGGACAAGATCAACGCCACTGGCGAACTCGACGAGCCGCTCGTCTGGGGTGACGACCTCTCGACGGAGGCCGAACACGTCCTGGGCGAGGAGATGGGCGAGCACTACTTCATCGTCGACTGGCCAAGCGAGATCAAGCCGTTCTACATCAAGGACCACGACGACGACGCGGAGGTCTCGACCGGCTTCGACATGATGCATCCGTCGATGGAACTGGTCTCCGGCGGCCAGCGTGAACACCGCTACGACCACCTCGTCGAAGGGTTCGAACAGCAGGGCCTCGACCCCGAGGCCTTCGAGTACTACACCAAGATGTTCCGGTACGGCATGCCGCCCCACGCCGGCTGGGGGCTGGGCGGCGAGCGCCTCGTCATGACGATGCTCGGGCTGGGGAACATCCGGGAAGCGGTGCTGTTCCCGCGGGACCGTCAGCGGCTGAGCCCATAG
- a CDS encoding HalOD1 output domain-containing protein — protein sequence MDTIVSESEYYSMMRQMVDEEIVFKIIGQFTELEGCDFTELPPLQESVNVDALESLLTRADGNQNLLVQFEYNDAVVSLTGEGSVLVHPLDGHCE from the coding sequence GTGGATACCATCGTCTCAGAGAGCGAATATTATTCTATGATGAGACAGATGGTTGACGAAGAGATTGTGTTCAAAATTATTGGTCAATTTACGGAGCTTGAAGGATGTGACTTCACAGAGCTGCCACCGTTACAGGAGAGTGTGAACGTTGATGCTTTGGAGTCCTTACTAACCAGGGCCGATGGTAATCAAAACCTCCTCGTCCAGTTCGAATATAATGACGCGGTTGTCTCTCTCACTGGCGAAGGGAGTGTTCTGGTTCACCCACTCGATGGGCACTGCGAATGA